The following are encoded together in the Lathyrus oleraceus cultivar Zhongwan6 chromosome 3, CAAS_Psat_ZW6_1.0, whole genome shotgun sequence genome:
- the LOC127125767 gene encoding serine/threonine protein phosphatase 2A 57 kDa regulatory subunit B' beta isoform codes for MFKRMMKGGQKKPSKSDSNDGYGPPANDVNQSAVVVVPPPSGKIEPLPLFRDVPVSERQNLFLRKLQICCHTLDFTDTMKSVREKEIKRQTLMELVEFIQSSSSKITEICQEEMIKMVSVNIFRCLPPAFHENTGQDATDPEEEEPCLEPAWPHLQLVYELLLRYVVSSDTDTKVAKRYIDHSFVLKLLDLFDSEDPREREYVKTILHRVYGKFMVHRPYIRKAINNIFYRFIYETERHSGIMELLEILGSIINGFALPMKEEHKLFLVRALLPLHKPKPVAVYHQQLSYCISQFVEKDFKLADTVIRGLLKYWPVTNCQKEVLFLGELEEVLEATQAAEFQRCMVLLFRQIARCLNSPHFQVAERALFLWNNEHIVGLIAQNRTVVLPIIFEALEKNVQSHWNQAVNGLTVNVRKMFLEMDADLFEECQRKYLEKEAKAKEVEELRELNWKRLADAAALNGPDMVTA; via the exons ATGTTCAAGAGAATGATGAAGGGAGGGCAAAAGAAGCCCTCCAAATCGGATTCTAACGATGGATACGGTCCTCCGGCGAACGACGTCAATCAATCAGCGGTTGTGGTCGTACCTCCGCCGTCTGGAAAAATCGAACCGCTTCCGTTGTTCCGTGATGTACCGGTTTCTGAGAGGCAGAATTTGTTTCTCCGGAAGCTTCAGATTTGTTGCCACACGTTGGATTTCACCGACACGATGAAATCAGTTCGGGAGAAGGAAATTAAGAGACAGACTTTGATGGAATTGGTTGAATTTATTCAATCTAGTTCGAGTAAGATAACGGAGATTTGTCAAGAAGAGATGATTAAAATGGTGTCGGTGAATATTTTCCGGTGTCTCCCACCGGCATTCCACGAGAACACGGGACAGGATGCTACCGATCCGGAAGAGGAGGAGCCTTGTTTGGAACCGGCGTGGCCTCATTTGCAGCTCGTTTATGAGCTTCTCCTTAGATACGTGGTTTCGTCTGATACTGATACTAAGGTAGCTAAACGTTACATTGATCATTCATTTGTGCTTAAATTGCTTGATTTGTTTGATTCTGAGGATCCTAGAGAACGTGAGTATGTGAAAACTATCTTGCATCGTGTGTATGGAAAATTTATGGTTCATAGACCCTATATTAGGAAGGCTATTAACAACATATTTTACCGGTTTATATATGAGACTGAGAGACATAGTGGGATTATGGAGCTTCTTGAGATTCTTGGGAGCATCATTAATGGGTTTGCTTTGCCCATGAAGGAGGAGCATAAATTGTTTCTTGTGAGGGCGTTGTTGCCTTTGCATAAACCTAAACCCGTAGCTGTGTACCATCAGCAGTTGTCGTACTGCATTTCTCAGTTTGTTGAGAAGGATTTTAAGCTAGCGGATACTGTTATTAGGGGTTTGTTGAAGTACTGGCCAGTCACCAATTGCCAGAAGGAAGTTCTATTTCTCGGGGAACTGGAGGAGGTGCTGGAGGCTACACAAGCCGCAGAATTCCAACGCTGCATGGTTCTTCTTTTTAGACAGATTGCACGCTGTCTCAATAGTCCGCATTTTCAG GTTGCAGAACGAGCCCTCTTTCTGTGGAATAATGAGCACATTGTCGGTTTAATAGCCCAAAACAGGACTGTAGTATTACCCATTATATTCGAAGCATTGGAGAAAAATGTCCAGAGTCATTGGAACCAGGCCGTTAACGGGTTGACGGTGAATGTTAGAAAAATGTTCCTCGAAATGGATGCTGATTTGTTTGAAGAGTGCCAGAGGAAGTATTTGGAGAAAGAGGCTAAAGCCAAAGAGGTGGAAGAGCTGCGGGAATTGAATTGGAAGAGATTGGCAGATGCCGCCGCACTGAATGGGCCGGATATGGTCACAGCTTAG
- the LOC127125766 gene encoding uncharacterized protein LOC127125766, producing MSKNTSFQDDVPWRASSSSLKPLPKIHHSPILRVSHTPLSDYAISIMRHPDPIGNGLSDEAIVEAAGPECLVPGQITPIKLLGLKVWPIEVDLKFLEPVGRELKALGKVLDDAVELMNKSFIDR from the exons ATGTCGAAAAACACTTCCTTCCAAGACGATGTGCCATGGAGagcttcatcatcttcactaaaacCATTACCCAAAATTCACCACTCTCCCATTCTTCGCGTTTCTCACACACCTCTCTCCGATTATGCAATTTCCATCATGAGG CATCCAGATCCTATAGGGAATGGTTTGAGTGATGAGGCTATAGTGGAAGCAGCTGGTCCTGAATGCTTAGTACCTGGTCAAATTACTCCCATTAAACTACTTGGTCTCAAG GTCTGGCCTATCGAAGTTGACTTGAAATTTTTGGAACCCGTCGGGCGAGAACTTAAGGCGCTTGGGAAG GTCTTGGATGATGCTGTGGAACTTATGAACAAATCATTCATAGATCGCTGA